A region of Toxorhynchites rutilus septentrionalis strain SRP chromosome 1, ASM2978413v1, whole genome shotgun sequence DNA encodes the following proteins:
- the LOC129781777 gene encoding protein D3-like, translating into MPFSRLETNELKEFKVTSKEASSIAIGAHFLQITYDSGVTVNGGNELTPTQVKDQPKIEWMADPNSYYTLFMVDPDAPSRADPKFRSVCHWYVGNIPGGKIDKGEHRIAFIGSGPPQGTGLHRYVFLVYKQNGKINLSDAPRTSNRSRNNRLNFQHKDFVNRYKLGELVAGNFYRAQFDDYVPKLHAQLSSGTE; encoded by the exons atgcctttctcaag gttagagacgaatgaactgaaggagTTTAAAGTCACAAGCAAGGAAGCAAG CTCAATTGCAATCGGTGCTCATTTCCTGCAGATCACTTACGATAGTGGGGTCACTGTTAACGGTGGGAATGAGCTAACCCCAACTCAGGTCAAAGATCAGCCCAAAATCGAGTGGATGGCTGATCCGAACTCATACTACACCCTCTTCATGGTGGATCCAGATGCCCCAAGCCGTGCGGATCCGAAGTTTCGTTCCGTATGCCACTGGTACGTAGGGAACATTCCCGGTGGCAAGATTGACAAGGGCGAACACAGGATTGCGTTCATCGGATCAGGGCCACCGCAGGGCACTGGACTTCATCGATATGTATTCCTAGTCTACAAACAGAACGGGAAAATCAATCTGTCCGATGCACCGCGCACCTCGAACCGCAGCCGGAATAATCGATTGAACTTCCAACACAAGGATTTCGTTAATCGGTACAAGTTGGGAGAACTGGTGGCAGGAAATTTCTACAGAGCGCAATTCGACGACTACGTACCGAAGTTGCATGCACAACTCTCTTCCGGTACGGAGTGA